One Kineococcus radiotolerans SRS30216 = ATCC BAA-149 DNA window includes the following coding sequences:
- a CDS encoding DUF6328 family protein: MPDPVDPYTGLRNETPTERMDRNWAELLQELRVVQTGVQLLTAFLLTVPFQARFEELDRYQVTVYAVVLLLAVVALVLFIAPVGYHRALFRQQSKGRLVAAGTAFTKVGLAVLGAVVSGGVLLVVDVIGGRTAGWVAGGAVAALIALCWYVLPRRVLRQVLASRREQP, translated from the coding sequence GTGCCCGATCCCGTCGACCCCTACACCGGGCTGCGCAACGAGACCCCGACCGAGCGGATGGACCGCAACTGGGCGGAGCTGCTCCAGGAGCTGCGGGTCGTCCAGACCGGCGTGCAGCTGCTGACGGCGTTCCTGCTCACGGTGCCCTTCCAGGCCCGCTTCGAGGAGCTGGACCGCTACCAGGTGACCGTCTACGCCGTGGTGCTGCTGCTGGCTGTCGTCGCCCTCGTGCTGTTCATCGCCCCCGTCGGCTACCACCGGGCGCTGTTCCGCCAGCAGTCCAAGGGGCGCCTGGTCGCCGCCGGCACCGCCTTCACCAAGGTCGGCCTGGCCGTCCTGGGCGCCGTCGTCTCCGGCGGGGTGCTGCTGGTCGTCGACGTCATCGGCGGCCGCACCGCCGGGTGGGTCGCGGGCGGCGCGGTCGCGGCGCTCATCGCGCTCTGCTGGTACGTGCTGCCGCGCCGGGTCCTGCGGCAGGTGCTGGCGTCGCGGCGGGAGCAGCCCTAG
- a CDS encoding VOC family protein, which produces MADTASRPAIRLGTVVLDTPDPQGLAAFYAGLLGWELDPGDTSGDWVTIRGAGGAPLAFQLAPDHVAPTWPAEGVPQQFHLDLVVDDYESTEPHALSLGATLVEGSEDHPGFRVYTDPAGHPFCLCLAD; this is translated from the coding sequence ATGGCCGACACCGCCTCCCGCCCCGCGATCCGTCTCGGGACGGTCGTCCTCGACACCCCGGACCCGCAGGGCCTGGCCGCCTTCTACGCCGGGCTGCTCGGCTGGGAGCTCGACCCCGGGGACACCTCCGGGGACTGGGTCACGATCCGCGGGGCGGGCGGTGCGCCGCTGGCCTTCCAGCTCGCCCCGGACCACGTCGCGCCGACCTGGCCGGCCGAGGGGGTGCCCCAGCAGTTCCACCTCGACCTCGTCGTCGACGACTACGAGAGCACCGAACCGCACGCGCTGTCCCTGGGCGCCACCCTGGTCGAGGGCTCGGAGGACCACCCCGGGTTCCGGGTGTACACCGATCCCGCCGGGCACCCGTTCTGCCTCTGCCTGGCCGACTGA
- a CDS encoding DUF4037 domain-containing protein, producing MLGLDDEVSTDHDWGLRLTVLAEAPGAGEFLEARLPVAFAGHPVRFATTWDPVVRHRVEVATVEEFVVQRLGVGPDAPWSVTDWLGFTGQSVLELVAGPVFADDEGRWARLRGRLAHHPDDLRRYLLACGWRQLEQELPFVGRAGSRGDDLGSRVVAARLVDVAVRLGLLLDRAWAPYPKWTGTVFARSPSGRVAGDLAACLAAGDWREREAALCAALEGLRARQREVGLPVPGAATAPFHDRPFRGVPEEAATVLLAGVTDPAVRALPVGAGSVEQWVGAVDVLVRPDRRRAVTAALHGPGW from the coding sequence GTGCTGGGCCTCGACGACGAGGTGTCCACCGACCACGACTGGGGGCTGCGGCTGACCGTCCTGGCCGAGGCCCCCGGGGCCGGGGAGTTCCTCGAGGCCCGCCTGCCGGTCGCCTTCGCCGGGCACCCCGTCCGCTTCGCCACGACCTGGGACCCCGTCGTCCGCCACCGGGTGGAGGTGGCGACCGTGGAGGAGTTCGTCGTCCAGCGCCTGGGCGTCGGGCCCGACGCGCCGTGGTCGGTGACGGACTGGCTCGGCTTCACCGGTCAGTCGGTGCTGGAACTGGTCGCCGGGCCCGTCTTCGCCGACGACGAGGGGCGCTGGGCCCGGCTGCGCGGGCGCCTGGCCCACCACCCCGACGACCTCCGGCGCTACCTGCTCGCCTGCGGCTGGAGGCAGCTGGAGCAGGAACTGCCGTTCGTGGGCCGGGCGGGGTCGCGCGGCGACGACCTGGGCTCGCGCGTCGTCGCGGCGCGCCTCGTCGACGTCGCCGTCCGGCTGGGCCTGCTGCTGGACCGCGCCTGGGCGCCCTACCCGAAGTGGACCGGGACGGTGTTCGCGCGCTCACCCTCGGGGCGGGTCGCGGGGGACCTCGCGGCCTGCCTCGCCGCCGGGGACTGGCGGGAGCGGGAGGCGGCGCTGTGCGCGGCGCTGGAGGGGCTGCGCGCACGGCAGCGCGAGGTCGGGCTGCCGGTGCCCGGGGCGGCCACCGCCCCGTTCCACGACCGGCCGTTCCGCGGCGTCCCGGAGGAGGCGGCCACCGTCCTGCTCGCCGGCGTCACCGACCCGGCGGTGCGCGCGCTCCCGGTCGGGGCCGGGTCGGTGGAGCAGTGGGTCGGCGCGGTCGACGTCCTCGTCCGCCCCGACCGGCGGCGCGCGGTCACGGCCGCGCTGCACGGGCCCGGGTGGTAG
- a CDS encoding aldo/keto reductase, with protein sequence MEYRRLGRSGLRVSTITMGTMTFGGRGGFAAVGNTDVAQARRQVDLALDAGVNLFDTADMYSDGLSEEITGEVLEGRRDDVLLATKARMVVGPGPNDGGASRHHLVRSVERSLKRLRTEHIDLYQIHEWDGQTPLEETLEALDTLVRSGKVRYVGASNYTGWQLMKALATSDARGYQRYVSQQIHYTLQARDAEDELVPLTLDQDLGILVWSPLAGGLLSGKYRRGASAPEGSRHLGEWSEPPVHDEEKLYDVVDVLVEVGAAHGVSAAQVALAWLLGRPGVTSLVVGARTEEQLSDNLAAADLVLGAEERARLDAVSAVPLRYPHWHQAATAKDRLSAADLSLLGPHL encoded by the coding sequence ATGGAGTACCGGCGACTGGGAAGGTCGGGGCTGCGCGTCTCGACGATCACGATGGGGACGATGACGTTCGGCGGCCGGGGAGGCTTCGCCGCCGTGGGGAACACCGACGTCGCGCAGGCGCGGCGCCAGGTCGACCTCGCCCTGGACGCGGGGGTGAACCTCTTCGACACCGCGGACATGTACTCCGACGGTCTCAGCGAGGAGATCACCGGCGAGGTCCTGGAGGGCCGCCGCGACGACGTCCTGCTGGCCACGAAGGCCCGCATGGTCGTCGGCCCCGGCCCCAACGACGGCGGGGCCTCGCGCCACCACCTCGTGCGCTCGGTCGAGCGGAGCCTGAAGCGGCTGCGCACCGAGCACATCGACCTCTACCAGATCCACGAGTGGGACGGCCAGACCCCGCTGGAGGAGACCCTGGAGGCCCTGGACACCCTCGTCCGCTCGGGCAAGGTCCGCTACGTCGGCGCGTCGAACTACACCGGCTGGCAGCTCATGAAGGCGCTCGCGACCTCCGACGCCCGCGGGTACCAGCGCTACGTCTCCCAGCAGATCCACTACACCCTGCAGGCCCGCGACGCCGAGGACGAGCTCGTCCCCCTCACCCTGGACCAGGACCTCGGGATCCTCGTGTGGAGCCCGCTCGCCGGGGGGCTGCTCTCGGGCAAGTACCGCCGCGGCGCGAGCGCGCCCGAGGGGTCGCGGCACCTGGGGGAGTGGAGCGAACCCCCCGTCCACGACGAGGAGAAGCTCTACGACGTCGTCGACGTCCTCGTCGAGGTGGGCGCCGCCCACGGGGTCTCCGCGGCGCAGGTGGCGCTGGCGTGGCTGCTGGGCCGTCCCGGGGTCACCTCCCTCGTCGTGGGGGCCCGCACCGAGGAGCAGTTGAGCGACAACCTCGCCGCGGCCGACCTCGTCCTCGGCGCCGAGGAGCGGGCGCGGCTGGACGCCGTCAGCGCCGTCCCGCTGCGCTACCCGCACTGGCACCAGGCGGCCACCGCGAAGGACCGGCTCTCCGCGGCCGACCTCAGCCTGCTGGGGCCCCACCTCTGA
- a CDS encoding Gfo/Idh/MocA family protein, producing the protein MGSPLTNPLRVGVVGAGVISAQYSASLKRLPQLQITAVSDFVPERAQALADEHGARVLPLAELLAADDVDVVLNLTLPRTHAEVALQALAAGKHVYGEKPLAMDVAEGREVVKAAAAAGLRVGCAPDTVLGTGVQTARALVDAGEIGTPHSATAFMTTPGHERWHPQPDFYYQPGGGPLLDMGPYYLTSLVHLLGPVVRVVGASSRPSQTRTIGSGPRAGESFPVTIDTHITGILEHASGALSTLVMSFDTWAARLPRIEVHGTGGSLSVPDPNMFEGAVELFSAATAPAPGPDADQESNWKDVGVTAGFVDSGRGYGLADLALSVAEGRPHRANDEVALHVLDIMESVQRAADGHTSVTLTTTCERPEAITTPVDLTA; encoded by the coding sequence GTGGGCAGCCCGCTGACCAACCCGTTGCGCGTCGGCGTCGTCGGCGCCGGCGTCATCTCCGCGCAGTACTCGGCGTCGCTGAAGCGCCTGCCGCAGCTGCAGATCACCGCGGTGAGCGACTTCGTGCCCGAGCGGGCGCAGGCGCTGGCCGACGAGCACGGGGCGCGGGTGCTGCCGCTGGCGGAGCTGCTCGCCGCCGACGACGTCGACGTGGTCCTCAACCTCACCCTGCCGCGCACGCACGCCGAGGTCGCGCTGCAGGCGCTGGCCGCGGGCAAGCACGTCTACGGCGAGAAGCCGCTGGCGATGGACGTGGCCGAGGGGCGCGAGGTCGTCAAGGCCGCCGCCGCGGCCGGCCTGCGGGTCGGCTGCGCCCCGGACACCGTGCTGGGCACCGGCGTGCAGACGGCCCGCGCGCTGGTCGACGCCGGCGAGATCGGGACCCCGCACTCGGCGACGGCGTTCATGACCACCCCCGGTCACGAGCGCTGGCACCCGCAGCCGGACTTCTACTACCAGCCCGGCGGCGGCCCGCTGCTCGACATGGGCCCGTACTACCTGACCTCGCTGGTGCACCTGCTCGGCCCGGTCGTCCGGGTCGTGGGCGCCTCCTCGCGGCCCTCGCAGACCCGCACCATCGGCTCCGGCCCGCGGGCCGGGGAGTCGTTCCCGGTCACCATCGACACCCACATCACCGGGATCCTGGAGCACGCCTCCGGCGCCCTGTCGACGCTGGTCATGAGCTTCGACACCTGGGCCGCACGCCTGCCCCGCATCGAGGTCCACGGCACCGGCGGGTCGCTCTCGGTCCCGGACCCGAACATGTTCGAGGGCGCGGTGGAGCTGTTCTCCGCCGCGACCGCCCCGGCGCCCGGTCCCGACGCGGACCAGGAGTCGAACTGGAAGGACGTCGGCGTCACCGCCGGGTTCGTCGACTCCGGCCGCGGCTACGGCCTGGCCGACCTCGCGCTGTCGGTGGCCGAGGGCCGCCCCCACCGCGCCAACGACGAGGTCGCGCTGCACGTCCTCGACATCATGGAGTCGGTGCAGCGGGCCGCGGACGGGCACACCTCGGTGACCCTGACCACGACCTGCGAGCGCCCCGAGGCCATCACCACCCCGGTGGACCTCACCGCCTGA
- a CDS encoding LacI family DNA-binding transcriptional regulator — MLDHSQRTRDNPGDKTTLATIAARAGVSIATVSKVVNGREDVSAETRAVVEALLVRHDYRPPAGRRAGAATTTVEFLIDGDFSSYATAVVDGVVEAAGEQGAAVVVGVLRDQRGGRFPVPPRSWARGLAAAGRTGVIVVTGELTGAHVDALTAVKIPLVVIDPLNLPRSEVASVGSTNFTGGMSATNHLIGQGHRRIAYVGGPPGASCNQARLHGYRAAMEYAGLAPAENHVLNEDFQYDSGRRLGAELLARPDRPTAVVGGCDSIALGVMEAARVLGLRIPEDLSVTGFDDTELAPMAAPPLTTVRQPLREMGRVALRTVLRMAGGEQLDSHHVELATELVVRGSTARV, encoded by the coding sequence GTGCTGGACCATTCGCAGCGCACCCGGGACAACCCCGGGGACAAGACCACGCTGGCCACGATCGCCGCCCGGGCCGGCGTCTCGATCGCCACCGTGTCCAAGGTGGTCAACGGCCGCGAGGACGTCTCCGCCGAGACCCGCGCGGTGGTCGAGGCCCTCCTGGTCCGCCACGACTACCGCCCGCCCGCGGGTCGCCGGGCCGGCGCCGCGACCACCACCGTCGAGTTCCTCATCGACGGGGACTTCTCCTCCTACGCCACCGCCGTCGTCGACGGGGTCGTGGAGGCGGCCGGGGAGCAGGGCGCCGCCGTCGTGGTGGGGGTGCTGCGCGACCAGCGCGGCGGGCGCTTCCCCGTGCCGCCCCGCTCGTGGGCGCGCGGCCTGGCCGCCGCGGGGCGCACCGGCGTCATCGTCGTCACCGGCGAGCTGACCGGCGCGCACGTGGACGCGCTGACCGCGGTCAAGATTCCGCTCGTGGTGATCGACCCGCTGAACCTGCCCCGCAGCGAGGTCGCCAGCGTGGGGTCGACGAACTTCACCGGCGGCATGAGCGCCACGAACCACCTCATCGGGCAGGGCCACCGCCGGATCGCCTACGTCGGGGGTCCCCCCGGCGCCTCCTGCAACCAGGCCCGCCTGCACGGCTACCGCGCGGCCATGGAGTACGCGGGGCTGGCCCCGGCCGAGAACCACGTCCTCAACGAGGACTTCCAGTACGACTCCGGCCGCCGGCTGGGCGCGGAGCTGCTGGCCCGCCCCGACCGCCCCACCGCCGTCGTCGGCGGCTGCGACTCCATCGCCCTCGGGGTCATGGAGGCGGCCCGCGTCCTGGGGCTGCGCATCCCCGAGGACCTCTCGGTCACCGGGTTCGACGACACCGAGCTGGCCCCCATGGCCGCTCCCCCGCTGACGACCGTGCGCCAGCCGCTGCGGGAGATGGGGCGCGTCGCGCTGCGGACCGTGCTGCGGATGGCCGGCGGGGAGCAGCTGGACTCCCACCACGTCGAGCTCGCCACCGAGCTCGTCGTCCGGGGGTCCACCGCCCGGGTCTGA
- a CDS encoding carbohydrate ABC transporter permease, translating to MATQAAANPAARTGKSSPSGSRRGSTERKNWLGGAFGWLWLLIVLIPIYWIVITSFKSSAGYFGTNPLLPASEPTLDNYKLVLENDFARYFMNSVIVTVGATIPAVLVSFMAAFAIVRGAGRWLKAVNALFLMGLAIPLQATIIPIYLIIIKSGMYNSLGALILPSIAFAIPLTVLILSNFVRDVPNELFEAMRMDGSSEWGTMWRLAFPLTRPALVTVTIYQGLQIWNGFLLPLILTDRADLRVLPLALWTFQGQYSVNIPAVLASVVLTTLPILVLYIVGRRQLLSGLTAGFSK from the coding sequence ATGGCCACGCAAGCCGCCGCGAACCCCGCGGCCCGCACCGGCAAGTCCAGCCCCTCCGGTTCCCGTCGCGGCTCGACCGAGCGCAAGAACTGGCTCGGCGGCGCCTTCGGCTGGCTCTGGCTGCTGATCGTGCTGATCCCGATCTACTGGATCGTGATCACCAGCTTCAAGAGCTCCGCCGGCTACTTCGGCACCAACCCGCTGCTCCCGGCGTCCGAGCCGACGCTGGACAACTACAAGCTGGTGCTCGAGAACGACTTCGCGCGCTACTTCATGAACTCCGTCATCGTGACGGTGGGGGCCACGATCCCCGCGGTCCTCGTCTCGTTCATGGCGGCCTTCGCCATCGTCCGCGGTGCGGGCCGGTGGCTGAAGGCGGTCAACGCCCTGTTCCTCATGGGCCTGGCCATCCCGCTGCAGGCGACGATCATCCCGATCTACCTGATCATCATCAAGAGCGGGATGTACAACTCGCTCGGCGCGCTGATCCTGCCGTCGATCGCCTTCGCCATCCCGCTGACGGTGCTGATCCTCAGCAACTTCGTCCGCGACGTCCCGAACGAGCTGTTCGAGGCCATGCGGATGGACGGCTCCAGCGAGTGGGGCACCATGTGGCGCCTGGCGTTCCCGCTGACCCGCCCCGCGCTGGTCACGGTGACGATCTACCAGGGCCTGCAGATCTGGAACGGCTTCCTCCTCCCGCTCATCCTCACCGACCGGGCCGACCTGCGCGTCCTGCCGCTGGCGCTGTGGACCTTCCAGGGGCAGTACAGCGTCAACATCCCCGCCGTCCTCGCCTCCGTCGTGCTGACCACGCTGCCGATCCTCGTGCTCTACATCGTCGGCCGCCGCCAGCTGCTCTCCGGCCTCACCGCCGGCTTCTCCAAGTGA
- a CDS encoding extracellular solute-binding protein, whose product MDHNRTSRRSFLALATATPLVATALASCGDSGPGGGGSSDGATDWILTGAPKEGIRKTAREDWNSAHEDQQITVSAFQNDAFKAKIKTAIGAGQAPTIIFGWGGGTLRNYAESGLVDDLTPWLTENPQVKERLFDAAFAAGTVEDKVYGLPTETVQPLVFFYNKKLFTQIGAEPPATWDELMALVPKFNAAGIAPISLGGQSRWTNMMWLEMLFDRIGGPELFESIYNGTPAWTDPAAIDALTKVQDLVKADGFIKGFASITADSNADQALLYTDKAAMMLHGTWTYGGMKTDGGDFVSGGNLGYMNFPAVTGGKGDPMNTFGNPAQYVSISSKATQAQKDIALAFFKDGLLQEKEAEAYITEAGEVPIVKGIDAKFAGMEDEEWLKFTYDLATNAPSFAQSWDQALSPTEAETLLDNIEKLFGLAITPQEFAANMNAAIGS is encoded by the coding sequence GTGGATCACAACCGGACTTCGCGTCGGTCCTTCCTCGCCCTCGCCACCGCGACCCCCCTCGTCGCCACGGCCCTCGCCTCCTGCGGTGACTCCGGTCCCGGTGGCGGCGGCAGCTCCGACGGGGCGACCGACTGGATCCTGACGGGCGCCCCGAAGGAGGGCATCCGCAAGACCGCCCGCGAGGACTGGAACTCGGCGCACGAGGACCAGCAGATCACCGTCAGCGCGTTCCAGAACGACGCCTTCAAGGCCAAGATCAAGACCGCCATCGGCGCCGGTCAGGCCCCCACCATCATCTTCGGCTGGGGTGGCGGCACGCTGCGCAACTACGCCGAGTCCGGGCTGGTCGACGACCTGACCCCGTGGCTGACGGAGAACCCCCAGGTCAAGGAGCGCCTCTTCGACGCCGCCTTCGCCGCCGGGACGGTCGAGGACAAGGTCTACGGCCTGCCCACCGAGACCGTGCAGCCGCTGGTCTTCTTCTACAACAAGAAGCTCTTCACCCAGATCGGCGCCGAGCCGCCCGCCACCTGGGACGAGCTCATGGCCCTGGTGCCGAAGTTCAACGCCGCCGGCATCGCCCCGATCTCCCTCGGCGGGCAGTCGCGCTGGACGAACATGATGTGGCTGGAGATGCTCTTCGACCGCATCGGCGGCCCCGAGCTGTTCGAGTCCATCTACAACGGCACCCCCGCCTGGACCGACCCGGCCGCGATCGACGCCCTCACCAAGGTGCAGGACCTCGTCAAGGCCGACGGCTTCATCAAGGGCTTCGCCTCGATCACGGCCGACTCCAACGCCGACCAGGCCCTGCTCTACACCGACAAGGCCGCCATGATGCTGCACGGCACCTGGACCTACGGCGGCATGAAGACCGACGGCGGCGACTTCGTCTCCGGCGGCAACCTCGGCTACATGAACTTCCCCGCCGTCACCGGCGGCAAGGGCGACCCGATGAACACCTTCGGCAACCCCGCGCAGTACGTGTCGATCTCCTCCAAGGCCACCCAGGCCCAGAAGGACATCGCGCTGGCCTTCTTCAAGGACGGCCTGCTGCAGGAGAAGGAGGCCGAGGCCTACATCACCGAGGCCGGCGAGGTCCCGATCGTCAAGGGCATCGACGCCAAGTTCGCGGGCATGGAGGACGAGGAGTGGCTGAAGTTCACCTACGACCTCGCCACGAACGCGCCGTCCTTCGCGCAGTCCTGGGACCAGGCGCTGTCCCCGACCGAGGCTGAGACCCTGCTCGACAACATCGAGAAGCTGTTCGGCCTGGCGATCACCCCGCAGGAGTTCGCCGCCAACATGAACGCGGCGATCGGCTCGTGA
- a CDS encoding ThuA domain-containing protein translates to MPVEATDLFIPHLEANGFTVRVEDVAATGGTPAVYADAEYMATVDLVVQCNTMNTIEKEEFEGLRAAVEAGTGLAGWHGGIADSYRNNSDYLTLIGGQFGCHPGKAPEERTGGQPDNYVPYTVNMLPAAAEHPITQGIGDFDLVTEQYWVLSDDYVDVLATTTQAVRAWDPWNRPVTSPAIWTRQWGKGRIFVATPGHNVEVLQDANVKTIIERGLLWAAR, encoded by the coding sequence ATGCCCGTCGAGGCCACCGACCTGTTCATCCCGCACCTGGAGGCGAACGGCTTCACCGTCCGCGTCGAGGACGTCGCCGCGACGGGCGGGACCCCGGCGGTCTACGCCGACGCCGAGTACATGGCGACCGTCGACCTGGTCGTGCAGTGCAACACGATGAACACCATCGAGAAGGAGGAGTTCGAGGGCCTGCGCGCGGCCGTCGAGGCCGGCACGGGCCTGGCGGGCTGGCACGGCGGGATCGCGGACTCCTACCGCAACAACTCCGACTACCTGACCCTGATCGGCGGGCAGTTCGGCTGCCACCCGGGCAAGGCCCCCGAGGAGCGCACCGGCGGACAGCCGGACAACTACGTGCCCTACACGGTGAACATGCTCCCGGCCGCGGCCGAGCACCCCATCACGCAGGGCATCGGGGACTTCGACCTCGTCACCGAGCAGTACTGGGTCCTGTCCGACGACTACGTCGACGTCCTCGCCACGACCACCCAGGCCGTCCGGGCCTGGGACCCGTGGAACCGTCCCGTCACCTCCCCGGCCATCTGGACCCGGCAGTGGGGGAAGGGGCGGATCTTCGTCGCCACCCCGGGGCACAACGTCGAGGTCCTCCAGGACGCCAACGTCAAGACCATCATCGAGAGGGGTCTGCTGTGGGCAGCCCGCTGA
- a CDS encoding carbohydrate ABC transporter permease: MSAAPSSTSAKVPSAAHTSTGRLGWLVLPALLIFVAFAVVPLIGVFVLSFTSWDGIGDISFTGLTSWTAVLTDPGLPHALWVTFLVIVLSWIAQTPLSILLGVFISGHQKYRALLAVLFFLPLLLSAAAVSIAYKALLDPNFGLGPGLNLGFLTQDWLGRPALAMGVVIFIIAWQWIPFHSLIYQGAIRQIPTSMYEAAQIDGAGRVRQFFSITLPQLKNTLITSSTLMIVGSLTTFDLIFVLTQGGPNDATRVLALDMYLTGFRANQMGLASAIAVILVVVGLVLAQVLQRLGGKERNSQLEGA, encoded by the coding sequence GTGAGCGCGGCGCCCAGCTCCACCTCGGCCAAGGTCCCGTCGGCGGCCCACACCTCGACGGGCCGCCTGGGCTGGCTGGTGCTGCCGGCGCTGCTGATCTTCGTCGCCTTCGCGGTGGTCCCGCTGATCGGGGTGTTCGTCCTCAGCTTCACCTCCTGGGACGGCATCGGGGACATCTCGTTCACCGGGCTCACGAGCTGGACCGCCGTGCTCACGGACCCGGGTCTCCCGCACGCGCTGTGGGTCACGTTCCTGGTGATCGTGCTCTCCTGGATCGCCCAGACGCCGCTGTCGATCCTGCTCGGGGTCTTCATCTCCGGCCACCAGAAGTACCGGGCCCTGCTGGCGGTCCTGTTCTTCCTGCCGCTGCTGCTGTCGGCCGCGGCGGTCTCGATCGCCTACAAGGCGCTGCTCGACCCGAACTTCGGCCTCGGCCCGGGCCTGAACCTGGGGTTCCTCACCCAGGACTGGCTGGGCCGCCCGGCGCTGGCCATGGGCGTCGTGATCTTCATCATCGCCTGGCAGTGGATCCCGTTCCACTCGCTGATCTACCAAGGCGCCATCCGCCAGATCCCGACCTCGATGTACGAGGCCGCCCAGATCGACGGGGCCGGGCGGGTGCGGCAGTTCTTCTCCATCACGCTGCCGCAGCTGAAGAACACGCTGATCACGTCCTCCACCCTCATGATCGTCGGGTCGCTCACCACGTTCGACCTCATCTTCGTCCTGACCCAGGGCGGGCCGAACGACGCGACCCGCGTCCTGGCCCTGGACATGTACCTCACCGGCTTCCGGGCCAACCAGATGGGTCTGGCCTCGGCCATCGCGGTGATCCTCGTCGTCGTCGGCCTGGTCCTGGCGCAGGTGCTGCAGCGCCTCGGCGGCAAGGAACGCAACTCCCAGCTGGAAGGGGCCTGA
- a CDS encoding aminotransferase class V-fold PLP-dependent enzyme, whose translation MVPPAPRSPSDDLAATWRRTRPARALVHLDSAAAGRSSWAVLDATARHARREAELGGYLAAQEAAVELERTRERIRALLGWDGGTVAFVHSAEDALRRVLLGWPGGPPATVAHARGEYGPNLAVLRGLGVATREVEGPHRLDPGAFTAALARHRPDLVHLTWLGSHVGTLQPVVEVARACRAAGVPVVVDAAQAFGHLDTSTAGDVDVVYGTSRKWLAGPRGVGFVAVRGDLARRTGDLEQAEAHVAGRLGLAVAVAEHVELGPGAVRAGLAEVGARTRHRLAAGLEGAWDVVEDLDEPSALVTLRPRRPLDLAALRAALIAEDGVVTTYLGTERSPGEMAAPALRVSGHLDTTDEDLDTLVRALRQRA comes from the coding sequence GTGGTCCCTCCCGCCCCCCGCTCCCCCTCCGACGACCTCGCGGCCACCTGGCGGCGCACCCGCCCGGCGCGCGCCCTGGTGCACTTGGACTCCGCGGCCGCCGGCCGCAGCAGCTGGGCCGTGCTCGACGCCACCGCCCGCCACGCCCGCCGGGAGGCCGAGCTCGGCGGCTACCTCGCCGCCCAGGAGGCCGCGGTCGAGCTGGAGCGGACCCGCGAGCGGATCCGCGCGCTGCTGGGCTGGGACGGGGGCACCGTCGCGTTCGTGCACAGCGCCGAGGACGCGCTGCGCCGGGTGCTGCTGGGCTGGCCGGGTGGGCCGCCGGCCACCGTCGCCCACGCCCGCGGGGAGTACGGCCCGAACCTCGCCGTCCTGCGCGGGCTGGGCGTCGCCACCCGCGAGGTCGAGGGCCCGCACCGGCTGGACCCCGGCGCCTTCACCGCCGCCCTGGCCCGGCACCGGCCCGACCTGGTGCACCTGACCTGGCTGGGCAGCCACGTCGGGACCCTCCAGCCCGTCGTCGAGGTCGCGCGCGCCTGCCGCGCCGCGGGCGTGCCGGTCGTCGTGGACGCCGCGCAGGCCTTCGGCCACCTCGACACGAGCACCGCCGGCGACGTCGACGTGGTCTACGGGACGTCGCGCAAGTGGCTGGCCGGACCGCGCGGGGTGGGTTTCGTCGCCGTCCGCGGGGACCTCGCCCGGCGCACCGGGGACCTGGAGCAGGCCGAGGCGCACGTCGCGGGGCGGCTCGGCCTGGCGGTCGCGGTGGCCGAGCACGTCGAGCTCGGGCCGGGCGCCGTCCGCGCGGGGCTCGCCGAGGTGGGGGCCCGGACCCGGCACCGGCTGGCCGCGGGGCTCGAGGGGGCCTGGGACGTCGTGGAGGACCTCGACGAGCCGAGCGCCCTCGTCACCCTGCGACCGCGCCGGCCCCTGGACCTCGCGGCGCTGCGGGCCGCGCTGATCGCCGAGGACGGCGTCGTCACGACGTACCTGGGCACCGAGCGCTCCCCCGGGGAGATGGCGGCCCCCGCGCTGCGGGTCAGCGGGCACCTGGACACCACCGACGAGGACCTGGACACCCTCGTGCGGGCCCTGCGGCAGCGGGCGTGA